The following are encoded in a window of Bacteroidia bacterium genomic DNA:
- a CDS encoding FdhF/YdeP family oxidoreductase — MADQKKSSHPEFTSTDPTGLKLGKPKESAAGVAGVGAALSHLLKYMDPVRAAKVMLELNQKGGIDCPGCAWPDPQEKRSRVAEYCENGAKAIAEEATTRKLDPEFFANHSVAEMAAQSDFWIGKRGRIMQPMLLEAGETHYKPVEWNTAFRIIADELLSLDSPDDAAFYTSGRTSNEAAFLYQLFVRMFGTNNLPDCSNMCHESSGVALTDTLGIGKGSVKLEDLYEAEVILVIGQNPGTNHPRMLSALKTAKQNGAKIITVNPLPETGLIAFRDPQKMLDLIGKATPLTDLFLQVKINGDVALLKAIMKLLWDEEQKHQGTVFDLHFIEQQTDGYRDFIESLQNVDVEEMAEQCGVSLDKIKEAAALLMHRKKIIACWAMGLTQHKNGVENIQEVVNLLLLKGSLGKPGAGTCPVRGHSNVQGDRTMGIWEKPSSAFLDRLQEVFGFEPPRAHGLDVVNAIKRMAQKPGMVFFAMGGNFLSASPDTALTAKALQNCKLTAHVSTKLNRSHLVTGKRALILPALARSDQDMQNGTPQLISVENSMGIVHSSAGRVKPLSPHLLSEPAIVAGLAKATLPPNPKADWDAFIESYDNIREKIEAVIPGFENYNERVRQPNGFYLPNCIRDGHFNTLSGKANFTVNPVPDNRLEPGEYMLTTVRTHDQFNTTIYGLNDRYRGIYNERRVLMMNPEDMAAAGLEKKDVVDLISHFNGTERVAPAFIIVPYNIPRGCTATYFPEANVLVPVDSVAAKSNTPTSKMIKVRLRPASL; from the coding sequence ATGGCTGATCAAAAAAAATCGTCTCATCCGGAATTTACTTCTACTGATCCCACCGGGCTGAAGCTGGGTAAACCAAAGGAAAGTGCTGCTGGGGTCGCAGGGGTGGGCGCTGCCCTGTCGCATTTGCTGAAGTATATGGACCCTGTACGGGCGGCAAAAGTGATGCTTGAACTAAACCAAAAGGGCGGAATTGACTGCCCCGGCTGTGCATGGCCGGATCCGCAGGAGAAGCGCTCGCGGGTGGCGGAGTATTGCGAAAATGGCGCAAAGGCCATTGCAGAGGAAGCCACAACCCGGAAGCTTGATCCTGAGTTTTTCGCGAACCATTCTGTAGCAGAGATGGCGGCTCAATCCGATTTTTGGATCGGGAAGCGCGGACGCATTATGCAGCCCATGCTTCTGGAAGCGGGCGAAACGCACTACAAACCGGTGGAATGGAATACTGCATTCCGTATCATCGCTGATGAGTTGCTAAGCCTGGATTCACCGGATGATGCAGCTTTTTACACTTCTGGCCGCACGTCCAACGAAGCGGCATTTCTCTACCAGCTTTTTGTGCGGATGTTCGGCACCAACAATCTGCCCGATTGCAGCAACATGTGCCACGAAAGCAGCGGTGTGGCCCTCACTGATACGCTGGGCATCGGCAAAGGCTCGGTGAAGCTGGAAGATCTTTATGAAGCTGAAGTCATCCTGGTTATTGGCCAGAATCCCGGAACGAACCATCCACGGATGCTCAGCGCGCTGAAGACGGCAAAGCAAAACGGAGCGAAGATCATCACCGTGAATCCATTGCCGGAAACGGGATTGATCGCATTCCGCGATCCGCAAAAAATGCTTGACCTCATTGGCAAGGCAACGCCCCTCACCGATCTTTTCCTGCAAGTGAAGATCAATGGTGATGTGGCCCTGCTGAAAGCCATAATGAAATTGCTCTGGGATGAAGAACAGAAGCATCAGGGGACGGTATTCGACCTTCATTTTATAGAGCAGCAAACCGATGGTTACCGGGATTTTATCGAATCGCTGCAAAATGTGGATGTGGAGGAAATGGCGGAGCAATGCGGGGTTTCGCTGGATAAAATTAAGGAAGCTGCAGCGTTGCTGATGCACAGGAAGAAGATCATTGCCTGCTGGGCCATGGGATTGACGCAACATAAAAATGGCGTGGAAAACATACAGGAGGTGGTAAACCTGCTGCTGCTGAAAGGCAGCCTGGGAAAACCCGGAGCCGGCACTTGCCCGGTACGCGGCCACAGCAATGTACAGGGCGACCGCACGATGGGAATTTGGGAAAAGCCGTCATCAGCCTTCCTGGACCGGCTGCAGGAGGTTTTCGGATTTGAGCCGCCACGGGCTCACGGACTGGACGTAGTAAACGCCATTAAACGGATGGCACAGAAACCGGGAATGGTATTTTTTGCAATGGGCGGAAATTTTCTTTCGGCTTCTCCTGATACAGCACTAACGGCTAAAGCGCTGCAAAACTGCAAACTCACGGCCCATGTGAGCACCAAGCTGAACCGGTCTCACCTGGTTACCGGCAAGCGTGCACTGATTCTGCCGGCCCTGGCTCGTTCGGATCAGGACATGCAAAATGGCACGCCTCAGCTCATCAGCGTGGAGAATTCTATGGGCATTGTGCATTCCTCGGCTGGCCGGGTAAAACCGCTTTCACCACACTTGCTGAGCGAACCGGCTATTGTGGCGGGGCTTGCCAAAGCTACATTGCCTCCCAATCCAAAAGCAGACTGGGATGCGTTTATTGAAAGCTATGATAATATCCGTGAGAAGATTGAGGCGGTGATCCCGGGATTTGAAAATTATAATGAGCGGGTCCGGCAGCCCAATGGTTTTTATTTGCCGAACTGTATACGTGATGGCCATTTTAATACGCTGAGCGGGAAGGCCAACTTTACGGTAAATCCGGTGCCCGACAACCGCCTTGAGCCTGGCGAATACATGCTCACCACTGTTCGGACCCACGACCAGTTCAATACCACCATCTATGGCCTGAACGATCGCTACAGGGGAATTTATAATGAGCGCAGGGTGCTGATGATGAACCCTGAGGATATGGCAGCAGCCGGATTGGAAAAGAAGGATGTCGTGGATCTGATCAGCCATTTTAACGGCACTGAGCGCGTTGCTCCGGCATTTATTATTGTTCCCTATAACATCCCGCGAGGCTGCACCGCCACATATTTCCCGGAGGCCAATGTGCTGGTTCCTGTAGATTCGGTTGCAGCAAAGAGCAATACACCAACCTCTAAGATGATAAAGGTGCGGTTGCGGCCTGCCTCCTTGTAG